The following are from one region of the Alicyclobacillus fastidiosus genome:
- the lipB gene encoding lipoyl(octanoyl) transferase LipB, whose amino-acid sequence MPTTVEWVSLGHRQYDEALDMQMSRAQALLTGADERQTIYTVEHPPTITIGRNGTTDNIVADQSFLEAQGFAVRHVDRGGDVTYHGPGQLVVYPVLHLAPWGNDVKQFVRNLEESVIRALAEVDIEGKRHEEYPGVWVADAKICAVGARVKKRPSGEFVTYHGIALNVNTNLAHFQTIVPCGIADKDVTSVERETGHPADFDAWETKLRQSFYDVFQFEI is encoded by the coding sequence ATGCCAACAACCGTTGAATGGGTATCGCTCGGGCATCGTCAGTACGATGAAGCCCTGGATATGCAGATGTCCCGGGCGCAGGCGCTGCTTACAGGGGCCGATGAACGACAGACGATTTACACGGTGGAGCACCCTCCGACCATCACAATCGGCCGAAATGGTACGACGGACAACATCGTTGCGGATCAGAGTTTTTTGGAGGCGCAGGGATTTGCGGTTCGCCATGTCGATCGCGGCGGAGACGTCACCTACCACGGTCCTGGGCAATTGGTCGTCTACCCCGTCCTTCATTTGGCGCCCTGGGGCAATGACGTCAAACAGTTCGTTCGCAACCTTGAGGAGTCTGTCATTCGAGCGCTCGCTGAGGTCGACATCGAGGGGAAAAGGCACGAGGAATACCCAGGTGTTTGGGTGGCTGACGCCAAGATCTGCGCGGTGGGTGCGCGGGTCAAGAAGCGGCCGAGCGGAGAGTTCGTGACATACCATGGCATCGCCTTGAATGTCAACACGAATCTGGCTCACTTCCAGACCATCGTACCTTGTGGTATTGCCGATAAGGACGTGACCTCCGTCGAGCGGGAAACCGGTCACCCGGCCGACTTTGATGCCTGGGAGACAAAACTGAGGCAATCGTTCTACGACGTCTTTCAATTTGAAATATAG
- the moaC gene encoding cyclic pyranopterin monophosphate synthase MoaC — protein MSSESKFTHLTPDGRPVMVDVSAKPTTNRVAIAQSLVRMQSSTRDAIVHQAIRKGDVLSIAQLAGIMAAKKTSDLIPLCHHVPLHHVSLELNFVDEVEQRDEAVLSIQAKVETAYQTGVEMEALTACSVAALTVYDMCKALDRGMVIEQVRLMYKAGGKSGVFQAIPTS, from the coding sequence ATGTCATCGGAATCTAAGTTTACACACCTCACGCCGGACGGTCGTCCAGTGATGGTCGACGTCTCGGCCAAGCCGACGACGAATCGAGTCGCCATCGCGCAATCGTTGGTCCGCATGCAATCTTCTACCCGCGATGCTATTGTACATCAAGCGATACGTAAAGGGGACGTACTGTCGATCGCACAACTGGCTGGAATTATGGCAGCCAAGAAGACGTCCGATTTGATTCCCTTGTGTCATCACGTACCGCTGCACCACGTTTCGCTTGAGCTCAATTTTGTGGACGAGGTCGAACAGCGCGACGAGGCGGTTCTGTCGATTCAGGCGAAGGTGGAGACCGCGTATCAGACGGGCGTGGAAATGGAGGCGCTGACGGCCTGCAGTGTGGCCGCACTCACCGTTTATGATATGTGCAAAGCATTGGATCGGGGAATGGTGATAGAGCAAGTGAGGTTAATGTACAAAGCCGGTGGGAAGAGTGGCGTATTTCAGGCAATTCCGACTTCATGA
- the mce gene encoding methylmalonyl-CoA epimerase, whose translation MAQPIRVLIAKPGLDGHDRGALVVAKGLRDEGMEVIYTGLRQTPAQIVATAIEEDVACVGLSSLSGAHMSLFPEVVKGLRDAGADDILVIGGGVIPAADVQALKRMGVAEIFTPGSTMREMAEFIRAHVQGRELDLAPTPVEQLDHIGIAVNDLEASVEFYERTFGLKLERIETVEDQSVRVAFLSAGSTHLELLCPTDDGAAVAKFLAKRGPGLHHIAFSVEDIERSLAGAAAQGMVLIDEQPRLGAGGKKIAFLHPKSTGGVLTEYCQTVMEGEAHA comes from the coding sequence ATGGCACAACCGATTCGCGTGTTGATTGCAAAGCCGGGTCTCGACGGACACGACCGCGGTGCGTTGGTCGTCGCCAAGGGGCTTCGCGACGAAGGGATGGAAGTCATTTACACAGGCTTGCGCCAGACACCTGCGCAGATTGTGGCTACGGCGATTGAGGAAGACGTGGCATGCGTTGGTTTGTCGAGTTTGTCCGGCGCACACATGTCGCTGTTTCCGGAGGTCGTCAAAGGTCTTCGCGACGCGGGCGCAGACGATATTCTCGTGATCGGGGGCGGTGTGATACCTGCTGCCGACGTACAAGCGCTCAAGCGAATGGGCGTCGCGGAAATTTTCACGCCGGGATCGACCATGCGCGAGATGGCTGAGTTTATTCGAGCGCATGTGCAGGGCCGCGAGCTAGACCTGGCGCCGACGCCTGTCGAACAGCTCGATCACATCGGCATCGCCGTGAACGACCTAGAGGCCTCTGTCGAGTTTTACGAGCGGACGTTTGGGCTAAAACTCGAACGCATCGAAACGGTTGAGGATCAATCCGTTCGCGTTGCTTTTCTATCTGCGGGTTCCACGCATCTGGAGTTGCTGTGCCCGACGGATGATGGCGCGGCGGTCGCGAAGTTCCTCGCGAAGCGGGGCCCCGGGTTGCACCATATCGCATTTTCCGTCGAAGATATCGAACGTTCCCTCGCGGGCGCAGCCGCACAAGGGATGGTGCTCATCGACGAACAGCCGAGACTCGGAGCAGGCGGCAAGAAAATCGCCTTTCTTCATCCGAAGTCGACGGGCGGGGTGTTGACCGAATACTGCCAAACGGTGATGGAGGGTGAGGCACATGCATGA
- a CDS encoding Glu/Leu/Phe/Val dehydrogenase, translated as MEIFSYLGKYDYEQLVFCNDEASGLKAIIAIHDTTLGPALGGCRMWTYVREDDAILDALRLARGMTYKAAVSGLNLGGGKTVIMGNPKTDKSEALFRSLGRYIQGLSGRYITAEDVGTNVHDMDLIHTETDYVTGISQAYGSSGNPSPVTAFGVFRGMQATAKAAFGTDDLAGKRVAIQGLGSVGMQLARQVKEVGGELIVSDINDDSVRLAVEQLGAKAVSVKDIFEVECDIFAPCALGAVINDETVNRLRCLAVAGSANNQLAEDKHGDILHERGIAYAPDYVINAGGLMNVADELEGYNAERARAKVDNIYNIIDNIFDMSRTQNIPSYLAADRLAEQRIAQMRNVRSNYLRDEKSLRR; from the coding sequence ATGGAAATTTTTTCGTACCTCGGCAAATACGACTACGAGCAGTTGGTCTTTTGCAACGACGAGGCATCTGGACTGAAAGCGATTATCGCGATCCACGATACTACGCTTGGACCCGCTTTGGGCGGATGCCGGATGTGGACATACGTCCGCGAGGATGACGCAATCCTTGACGCACTCCGTTTGGCACGCGGAATGACGTACAAGGCGGCCGTGTCTGGACTGAATCTGGGCGGCGGCAAAACCGTGATCATGGGCAATCCGAAAACAGATAAATCCGAAGCGCTGTTCCGGTCGTTGGGCCGGTATATTCAAGGCCTGAGCGGACGATACATCACAGCCGAAGATGTCGGCACCAACGTGCATGACATGGATCTCATTCATACAGAAACCGATTATGTTACAGGGATTTCACAGGCGTACGGATCTAGCGGCAACCCTTCACCAGTCACCGCATTTGGCGTGTTTCGCGGGATGCAGGCCACGGCTAAAGCGGCGTTTGGCACCGATGATCTGGCAGGCAAACGCGTCGCCATTCAAGGTCTTGGCAGTGTCGGCATGCAACTGGCTCGCCAAGTCAAGGAAGTTGGCGGCGAACTCATCGTCTCCGACATCAATGACGATTCGGTTCGCTTAGCCGTCGAGCAACTTGGCGCGAAGGCGGTCAGCGTGAAAGACATCTTCGAAGTGGAATGCGACATTTTCGCACCGTGTGCGCTCGGCGCCGTGATCAACGATGAGACGGTCAACCGCCTGCGCTGTCTCGCAGTTGCAGGGTCGGCGAACAACCAGTTGGCGGAAGACAAGCACGGAGACATCCTCCACGAGCGCGGCATCGCTTATGCGCCTGACTACGTGATCAACGCTGGCGGCCTGATGAACGTCGCGGACGAGCTCGAAGGCTATAATGCCGAGCGGGCGCGCGCCAAGGTCGATAACATTTACAACATCATCGACAACATCTTCGACATGTCGCGCACGCAGAACATCCCGAGCTATTTGGCGGCGGATCGACTGGCAGAACAGCGCATTGCACAAATGCGAAACGTTCGCAGCAATTACTTGCGCGACGAGAAGTCGTTGCGCCGATAA
- a CDS encoding amidohydrolase encodes MALNVLSIDSMVQSVEEDVIAWRRHLHEHPEVSFQERETAQFVYDLLSTFPHLALTRPTPTSVVARLSGARPGKTLALRADMDALPIHEENDVTYRSQKVGVMHACGHDGHTAMLLGAAKVLAERQADIAGDILFVFQHAEELLPGGAAELVEQGVLDGVDAVVGQHLWQPLATQTIGVRAGALMASPDTFYMTILGRGGHAAQPHLNVDPIAIGAQVVTNLQHVASRLTDPLEPFVLSVTKFIGGTADNVTPGAVELCGTVRTFREELRDEAAAWMERIVRGITEAHGASYTFRYEKGYRPVLNDEQLTAFVQEALVEAFGEDNVTTTDPTMGGEDFSAYQMVAPGTFFFTGIHNEEKGVTFPHHHPRFDIDEDALRVGVKAFLAIAFRFAAAE; translated from the coding sequence ATGGCACTGAACGTGTTGTCAATTGATTCGATGGTCCAGTCGGTGGAAGAGGACGTCATCGCGTGGCGCCGCCATTTGCACGAACATCCGGAGGTCTCCTTTCAAGAAAGGGAAACCGCGCAGTTCGTGTACGACTTGTTATCGACGTTTCCTCATCTCGCGCTGACTCGGCCGACGCCGACCAGCGTTGTGGCACGGCTATCCGGTGCCCGGCCTGGCAAGACGCTCGCCCTTCGCGCGGATATGGACGCCCTCCCGATCCACGAGGAGAACGACGTGACCTACCGATCGCAGAAGGTAGGGGTCATGCATGCATGTGGTCACGATGGGCACACCGCCATGCTCCTAGGCGCTGCGAAGGTGCTGGCAGAGCGTCAGGCTGACATCGCGGGTGATATTCTGTTCGTCTTTCAGCACGCAGAGGAACTGCTTCCTGGTGGGGCGGCAGAACTGGTTGAGCAGGGTGTGCTCGACGGTGTCGACGCGGTCGTCGGTCAGCACCTTTGGCAGCCGCTGGCCACCCAGACGATCGGCGTGCGAGCGGGTGCGCTGATGGCGTCCCCTGATACGTTCTACATGACGATTCTCGGTCGGGGTGGTCATGCCGCGCAGCCGCATTTGAACGTCGATCCCATCGCCATCGGCGCGCAGGTGGTCACGAATCTCCAACACGTGGCGTCGCGTCTGACGGATCCGCTTGAACCGTTTGTACTCAGCGTCACGAAGTTTATCGGGGGTACCGCAGACAACGTCACTCCAGGGGCGGTTGAGCTCTGTGGGACGGTGCGCACCTTCCGGGAGGAACTGCGCGACGAGGCAGCCGCCTGGATGGAGCGCATCGTCCGCGGAATCACGGAGGCCCACGGTGCGTCCTATACGTTTCGCTACGAAAAGGGCTACCGTCCGGTGCTCAACGATGAACAACTGACCGCATTTGTACAGGAGGCGTTGGTCGAAGCGTTTGGGGAGGATAACGTGACGACCACGGATCCGACGATGGGGGGAGAGGATTTTTCGGCGTATCAAATGGTTGCGCCTGGTACCTTTTTCTTCACGGGCATTCACAACGAGGAAAAGGGCGTTACGTTTCCACATCATCACCCTCGGTTCGACATCGACGAAGACGCTTTGCGCGTAGGCGTCAAGGCGTTCTTGGCGATTGCGTTTCGGTTTGCAGCGGCAGAGTAG
- a CDS encoding permease → MDKTLIYLGSGTLAAYLFLTLTRPHAAAEGLESSLEMLLQATPWIIVSMFSAGLISELVDPALIARFFGTDSGLFGIFVAALLGALGTGSRWAMYPLAAGLLAADATPGAVFAFMTSWQLVSVTRLPAELPFLGLRFTVYRTVISILMAFVGGVLFDIVWAKFPPEH, encoded by the coding sequence ATGGACAAGACACTGATTTACCTGGGCTCTGGGACACTGGCTGCCTACTTGTTCCTGACGTTGACGCGCCCGCACGCCGCGGCGGAAGGCTTGGAGTCGAGCCTGGAAATGCTTTTGCAGGCAACTCCGTGGATCATCGTCTCGATGTTTTCAGCGGGTCTTATTTCAGAACTAGTCGATCCCGCCCTCATCGCCCGCTTCTTCGGCACCGACTCCGGGCTGTTCGGCATTTTTGTCGCAGCGTTGCTGGGAGCTTTGGGCACTGGCTCCCGCTGGGCGATGTATCCTTTGGCCGCCGGCCTTTTGGCAGCTGACGCAACGCCTGGCGCAGTGTTCGCATTCATGACCTCTTGGCAATTGGTGTCTGTCACGCGCCTTCCGGCGGAACTTCCGTTTCTGGGCCTTCGCTTCACCGTCTACCGAACTGTCATTTCAATTTTGATGGCGTTCGTCGGCGGTGTCTTATTCGACATCGTATGGGCTAAATTTCCACCCGAACATTAG
- a CDS encoding molybdenum cofactor biosynthesis protein MoaE → MQLHVRLFANLREVFEDQQITVEVPDGLEVKGIVPLLATRYPQAAPALSNVMVAVNQVLAPPHTVLQASDEIALLPPVGGGSIPFEDNARLKISSSPLIVEEAYHLLEDVNHGGTVIFVGTVREWTRERQTAYLSYEAYETMALSQMQQIQAEVEAQFEGVTTLQWHRVGKLSPLDIAVICGASSPHRNSAFEAARTLIERLKQEVTIWKKEVYTDGDSVWQENAQSTNVDKI, encoded by the coding sequence TTGCAACTACACGTTCGGCTGTTCGCCAACTTGCGCGAAGTATTTGAAGATCAGCAAATCACGGTGGAAGTACCAGATGGGCTTGAGGTCAAAGGCATCGTACCCTTGTTAGCGACGCGCTACCCGCAGGCTGCCCCCGCCCTCTCCAACGTCATGGTAGCTGTCAACCAAGTGCTGGCTCCTCCGCACACCGTACTGCAAGCGAGTGATGAAATCGCCTTGCTGCCCCCAGTTGGCGGTGGATCGATCCCGTTCGAAGACAATGCCCGGTTAAAAATCTCCAGTTCGCCTCTCATCGTCGAAGAGGCGTATCACCTCCTCGAGGACGTCAACCACGGAGGCACGGTGATCTTCGTGGGAACCGTGCGCGAGTGGACACGCGAGCGACAGACCGCCTATCTATCGTACGAGGCGTACGAGACTATGGCCCTGTCGCAGATGCAACAGATTCAAGCCGAAGTCGAAGCGCAATTCGAAGGCGTGACGACGCTGCAGTGGCATCGCGTAGGAAAGCTCTCCCCGCTCGATATCGCCGTCATCTGCGGAGCCTCTAGCCCACACCGCAACAGTGCGTTTGAGGCTGCGCGCACCTTGATTGAGCGGCTCAAACAAGAAGTGACGATCTGGAAGAAGGAAGTCTACACAGACGGGGATTCCGTGTGGCAAGAGAACGCACAGAGCACCAACGTAGACAAAATATAG
- the lipA gene encoding lipoyl synthase: MSQTNLQARQEEKARIMQEQKMSRPDWLKIKAKTGDNYKSLKEIMRTQSLHTVCEEAQCPNIYECWEQRTATFMILGDICTRACRFCAVNTGRPTELDLREPKRVADAVVAMDLQHVVVTSVARDDLADGGASVFAATIREIRKRVPNCGVEVLIPDFGGNWDALKVVMDASPDILNHNVETVRRLSDRVRSRAKYERTLELLRQAKEMRPDIRTKSSIMVGLGESMEEVFETMDDLRAVGVDIVTIGQYLQPTEKHLLVEKFYTPTEFLRMRGEGLQRGFAHVESGPMVRSSYHAHEQVQRADGKPLQALPDDERSAYLDGSVAATAPQV; encoded by the coding sequence ATGTCGCAGACCAATTTACAAGCAAGACAAGAAGAAAAAGCGCGGATTATGCAAGAGCAGAAAATGTCTCGTCCCGACTGGCTGAAAATCAAGGCCAAAACGGGTGATAATTATAAATCCTTAAAAGAGATTATGCGGACGCAGTCCCTACATACTGTCTGTGAAGAGGCGCAATGCCCAAACATCTATGAATGCTGGGAGCAGCGTACAGCTACCTTTATGATCCTCGGCGACATCTGCACGCGCGCCTGTAGATTCTGTGCTGTCAACACTGGGCGCCCAACCGAGCTCGACCTTCGCGAGCCAAAGCGAGTGGCAGACGCGGTCGTCGCGATGGACCTGCAACACGTCGTCGTGACCAGTGTCGCCCGCGACGATCTCGCCGATGGCGGAGCCTCCGTGTTCGCTGCGACGATTCGCGAGATCCGCAAGCGTGTGCCCAACTGTGGCGTCGAGGTCCTCATTCCTGATTTCGGCGGCAATTGGGACGCGCTCAAAGTCGTGATGGACGCGTCGCCAGACATTCTCAATCACAATGTGGAAACGGTTCGTCGACTGTCGGATAGAGTCCGGTCTCGCGCGAAGTACGAACGCACGCTCGAGCTCTTGCGCCAGGCCAAGGAGATGCGCCCGGACATCCGCACCAAATCGAGTATCATGGTTGGTCTTGGCGAATCGATGGAAGAGGTATTCGAGACGATGGACGATTTGCGCGCTGTCGGCGTCGACATCGTGACGATTGGCCAGTACCTTCAGCCGACGGAGAAGCACCTGTTGGTCGAAAAATTCTACACGCCAACGGAGTTCCTCCGCATGCGCGGCGAGGGTCTTCAACGCGGGTTCGCCCATGTGGAGTCAGGTCCGATGGTACGCAGTTCCTACCATGCGCACGAACAGGTGCAGCGGGCGGACGGCAAGCCACTTCAAGCGCTTCCAGACGATGAGCGCAGTGCTTACCTCGACGGTTCGGTGGCGGCGACCGCACCGCAAGTGTGA
- a CDS encoding SprT family zinc-dependent metalloprotease, with amino-acid sequence MNYLTLGDGSVISYVKIPPRARQVRVILRVVDGTLQVSAPRRVMQSTIEQVIMQHHEWVINELKRTTNRIKRPIAPGDQILLFGTYWTLRQTSSVQSPTCAESQQAILVPPTRSDVEGHQAVYELLREIAAQRLRPFAKALAEQFHLVPNRIVVKEQKRRWGSCSSKRNINLNWRLIQAPQDVQAYVIIHELAHLEQMNHSEQFWKLVRAMMPEFETHRNWLYRHGERLHDLQPDGMLFEK; translated from the coding sequence ATGAACTACCTTACGCTTGGCGACGGAAGCGTCATCTCCTACGTAAAGATCCCTCCCCGCGCGCGACAAGTGCGGGTCATCCTGCGCGTGGTCGATGGAACGCTTCAGGTAAGCGCGCCCAGGCGAGTCATGCAGAGTACAATCGAACAAGTGATCATGCAGCACCACGAATGGGTAATCAATGAACTCAAGCGAACCACGAACCGGATTAAACGGCCGATCGCGCCGGGAGATCAGATTTTGTTGTTCGGAACATATTGGACGCTGCGACAAACTTCGTCTGTGCAGTCGCCGACCTGTGCCGAATCACAACAAGCCATCCTCGTACCGCCTACGCGCTCAGACGTCGAAGGTCATCAAGCGGTGTACGAACTGCTCCGAGAAATCGCTGCACAGCGGCTGCGCCCGTTCGCAAAAGCCCTTGCAGAACAGTTTCATCTCGTGCCGAACCGGATTGTCGTCAAGGAACAAAAACGCCGCTGGGGAAGTTGTTCAAGTAAGCGCAACATCAATTTGAATTGGCGGTTAATTCAGGCCCCGCAGGACGTACAAGCGTATGTGATCATCCACGAATTGGCCCATCTTGAGCAGATGAACCACAGTGAACAATTTTGGAAACTCGTGCGAGCGATGATGCCGGAATTTGAAACGCACCGAAACTGGCTGTATCGCCATGGCGAGCGCCTTCACGATTTACAGCCAGACGGGATGTTGTTCGAGAAGTGA
- a CDS encoding glycosyl hydrolase family 18 protein yields MFPHKLRHTITQFVAATVALMVLAAGCFGAVICMFGQTNLHRIATLEASKLADVELNQLVGTTNYAKDESATDNTVLHAVSSTLHLPFTDPLTMLTAQLPETQTEVTQNTSGQSSLIQSISSWAATTNKIAMGWLTSTSSSACIQMLKDNPGINVASPTWFTLNDASGNISGNVLPDVVTYAHQHNIKVWVLVSNDFSSSLTHAVLQNPKARANLIDELSYQAKVYHLDGINVDFENVAAADRDAFTAFMKQLHDTLSPAGVNLSVDVAPDIVPFNDSAAFFHAGLSDSVDEMVLMAYDEHWSSDQDPGPVADMPWVTQSVNDLLDTGVPTDKLVLGMPFYTELWHVHKNGHVTSKAVGISNDSITGALAQYHAQAGQWNDQLDLMYTRQQQTDGYMEMWYPSQKTYSDDLNLVNQNGLAGVAVWSLDWSDKKTWSSVVNALRNTVS; encoded by the coding sequence ATGTTCCCACACAAACTCCGCCACACGATCACGCAATTTGTCGCAGCAACCGTCGCGCTGATGGTCCTCGCCGCCGGTTGCTTTGGCGCCGTCATCTGTATGTTCGGCCAAACCAACTTACACCGGATCGCAACGCTGGAGGCGTCGAAACTAGCCGATGTCGAGTTGAACCAGTTGGTCGGGACCACGAACTACGCAAAAGACGAGTCGGCCACAGACAATACGGTGCTGCACGCCGTGAGCAGCACACTCCACCTGCCGTTCACAGACCCGCTGACGATGTTGACCGCACAATTGCCTGAAACACAGACCGAAGTGACGCAGAATACAAGTGGACAATCCTCACTCATTCAATCCATCAGTTCTTGGGCGGCAACGACGAACAAAATCGCCATGGGCTGGCTCACCTCGACATCGTCCTCGGCGTGCATTCAGATGCTAAAGGACAACCCAGGCATCAATGTCGCATCGCCAACCTGGTTCACGTTGAACGACGCTTCCGGAAATATCTCGGGAAATGTGTTGCCAGACGTCGTCACCTACGCGCACCAACACAACATCAAGGTGTGGGTGCTCGTCAGCAACGATTTCAGCTCGAGTTTGACCCATGCTGTACTACAAAACCCAAAAGCGCGCGCCAATCTTATCGATGAACTCAGCTACCAGGCGAAGGTGTATCACCTCGACGGGATCAATGTAGATTTTGAGAACGTGGCGGCGGCCGACCGGGATGCGTTCACTGCCTTCATGAAACAACTCCACGACACGCTCTCTCCGGCAGGCGTCAACCTCTCGGTGGATGTGGCACCAGACATCGTTCCGTTCAACGACAGCGCGGCGTTTTTCCACGCCGGTCTGTCCGACTCGGTCGACGAAATGGTGCTCATGGCCTACGACGAGCACTGGAGCAGTGACCAAGACCCGGGCCCCGTGGCAGACATGCCTTGGGTGACGCAGTCGGTCAACGATCTTTTAGACACCGGCGTGCCAACAGATAAGTTGGTCCTCGGCATGCCGTTTTATACCGAGTTGTGGCACGTTCACAAGAACGGACACGTCACCAGCAAAGCAGTCGGTATCAGCAACGACAGTATCACGGGCGCACTTGCGCAGTACCACGCCCAGGCTGGGCAGTGGAATGACCAATTGGATTTGATGTATACGCGGCAACAGCAGACCGATGGATATATGGAAATGTGGTATCCCTCACAAAAGACGTACTCGGACGACTTGAATCTGGTGAATCAGAACGGACTTGCTGGCGTAGCGGTGTGGTCCCTGGACTGGTCAGATAAGAAAACGTGGTCGTCAGTCGTCAACGCGTTGCGGAATACAGTCTCTTGA
- a CDS encoding methylmalonyl-CoA mutase family protein: MGQDQRAAWESLVARAISRSPERKLTFENASDIEIERLYTPHGNEAAAYDDALGYPGQYPYTRGIQPTMYRGRLWTMRQYAGFGTAQATNERFRYLLEQGQTGLSVAFDLPTQIGYDADHAFAQGEVGKVGVSISSLEDMRTLFAQIRLDEVSTSMTINAPASVLLAMYLVVAEEQGVPWERVRGTIQNDILKEYVARGTYIYPPKPSMRIITDIFAFCKEAVPKWNTISISGYHIREAGSTAVQEIAFTLANAIAYVTSAVRRGLDVDDFAPRLSFFFNAHNDFFEEIAKFRAARRMWAQIMKERFGAKDEKSLQLRFHTQTGGSTLTAQQPDNNVVRVTLQALAAVLGGTQSLHTNSRDEALALPTEESARIALRTQQIIAYESGVTNTVDPLGGSYYVESLTDEIERRAWQYIAKIDEMGGAVEAIEQGYMQREIHQAAYQTQQAIERGEQVVVGVNRFRSEGEVEPELLRVDPALAQEQAARLAKWRASRSQADCDAALAQLRDAARGEQNLMPLIVQAVRAHATTGEICDAMRDVFGEYRPQVF; this comes from the coding sequence ATGGGTCAGGATCAACGCGCAGCTTGGGAATCGCTCGTCGCACGTGCTATATCGCGGAGCCCGGAACGCAAGCTCACCTTTGAAAACGCTTCAGATATCGAAATCGAGCGTCTTTACACGCCGCACGGCAACGAAGCGGCCGCCTATGACGACGCGCTCGGCTATCCTGGTCAGTACCCTTATACGCGCGGCATTCAGCCGACGATGTACCGAGGGCGCTTATGGACGATGCGCCAGTACGCTGGATTCGGGACGGCGCAGGCGACGAACGAGCGGTTTCGCTATTTGCTGGAACAGGGCCAGACCGGTCTGAGCGTCGCATTTGACTTGCCGACGCAAATCGGGTACGACGCGGATCACGCGTTCGCACAAGGCGAGGTCGGCAAAGTAGGCGTCTCCATCTCTTCGCTTGAGGACATGCGCACGCTGTTCGCTCAAATTCGCCTCGACGAAGTCAGCACGTCGATGACCATCAACGCACCTGCCTCCGTCTTGTTGGCGATGTACCTCGTCGTGGCTGAGGAGCAGGGTGTGCCATGGGAGCGAGTTCGTGGAACCATCCAGAATGACATTTTGAAGGAGTACGTCGCCAGAGGTACGTATATCTATCCACCCAAGCCGTCGATGCGCATCATCACGGACATCTTTGCGTTCTGTAAAGAAGCGGTTCCAAAATGGAACACGATTTCGATCAGCGGTTATCACATTCGCGAGGCGGGATCGACTGCGGTACAGGAAATCGCATTTACGCTCGCCAACGCCATCGCTTATGTGACGAGCGCCGTTCGCCGTGGGCTCGACGTCGATGACTTCGCGCCGCGATTGTCCTTCTTCTTTAATGCCCACAACGACTTCTTCGAGGAGATCGCAAAGTTTCGAGCGGCTCGTCGGATGTGGGCGCAGATCATGAAGGAGCGTTTTGGGGCAAAGGACGAAAAATCACTTCAACTGCGCTTTCACACGCAGACTGGCGGCAGCACGCTGACCGCCCAGCAACCGGATAACAACGTGGTACGCGTCACGCTCCAGGCACTCGCGGCGGTGCTTGGCGGCACGCAGAGTCTGCACACGAACAGTCGCGATGAAGCGTTGGCTCTGCCTACGGAAGAGTCTGCGCGAATCGCGCTTCGCACACAACAGATCATCGCTTACGAGAGCGGTGTGACGAATACGGTAGATCCATTGGGTGGCAGCTACTACGTAGAGTCGCTGACGGACGAGATCGAGCGGCGGGCCTGGCAGTACATCGCCAAAATTGACGAGATGGGCGGTGCCGTGGAAGCGATTGAGCAGGGATATATGCAGCGGGAGATCCACCAGGCTGCCTATCAGACGCAACAGGCGATTGAACGCGGGGAACAAGTGGTGGTCGGCGTCAATCGATTCCGTTCGGAGGGCGAGGTGGAACCGGAGTTGCTGCGGGTAGACCCCGCGCTCGCACAGGAACAGGCAGCGCGCCTCGCCAAGTGGCGTGCAAGCCGCTCCCAGGCGGACTGCGACGCTGCGCTCGCACAACTGCGCGACGCCGCGCGAGGTGAGCAGAACTTGATGCCACTCATCGTGCAGGCGGTCCGCGCCCACGCGACGACTGGGGAAATTTGTGACGCCATGCGCGACGTGTTTGGCGAGTACCGACCACAGGTGTTTTAA